The nucleotide sequence ACGTCGTTAGAGAACGAGAAAACCGAGTACGACGCCAAACTAAACATTGAAAGCCCAGACCAAATTGAAGCGTTTCTCAAGCAGGAAGAAGAAATGCTCAAAGGCATGGTTGAAAAAATAGCCTCAACAGGCGCAAACGTGGTCATCTGCCAAAAAGGCATCGACGATATGGTACAGCATTTCTTGGCGCGCAAGGGCATTTTTGCTATTCGCAGGGCGAAAAAGTCAGATATGGGAAAACTTGCCAAAGCTACAGGCGCGAAAATCGCAATTAACTTGGAAGACTTGAGGGCAGAGGATTTGGGTTATGCCCAAGTTGTCGAAGAACGCAAGATCAGCGAGGATAAAATGACTTTTGTTGAAGGCTGCAAGAACCCCAAAGCCGTAACCATACTCATCAGAGGCGGAACCCCACGCATGAACGCTGAAACCGAACGTTCAATCCACGACGCCCTATGCGTAGTACGCGACATCATCCAAGAACCCAAGGTCGTTGCAGGTGGCAGCGCTCCTGAAATGGAAATCGCACGCGTCCTCAAACAGTACGCTGAAACCATGCAAGGAAGAGAACAGCTAGCAGTTAAAGCGTTTGCAGAAGCCCTCGAAGCAGTCGCCATAACCCTCACAGAAAACGCAGGCTTAGACCCCATCGACATACTCTCCGAACTTAGGGCAAAACATGAAAAAGGCGAACAATGGGCAGGCATCGAAGTGCTCTCAGGCAAAATCCAAGACATGTCCAAAGCAGGCGTATTCGAACCAATAACAGTCAAAAAACAAATAATCAAATCCGCCGCAGAAGCAGCCATGATGATCATCAAAATCGACGACGTCATCGCAGCCCAAAAAATGAAAGCCCCCCCAGGCGGAGGAATGCCCGGCGGCGGCATGGGCGGAATGCCAGGAATGGGCGGTATGGGTGGCATGCCCGGCATGGGAGGAATGTAAATGTCTGCTCAAGCTAAAGTCGAAGTTGGTCCGCCAAAGGTTACGCGGTTTGAGAAAGCCCGTATCATTGGTGCAAGGTCGCTTCAGATTTCTATGGGTGCTCCTATTCTTACGGATGTGGATGATAGCTTGTCAAGCCCAATTGACATCGCAATTAAAGAGCTTGAAAGCGAAATCTTGCCCATGACAATTAGGCGAACCCTGCCAGACGGCACCTTCCAAGACATCCCGCTGAAATGGCTCAACGTAGCCTAAACCATTTTTTCTTGTTTTTCTTTTGCTTCTTTTAGTGCAGCGCGAATATTTGTCCAGTGTGCACCCTGCCAGTAAACACTCCCGCAAGCAGGGCATAACCAAAAAACATCATAATACAGTAGCGTGTTTTTCTCTACCTTGCCGGCTATGGTGTCTTTTGGGGCAGTTTGAAGGCGGGTGTTACATTTGGGGCAGCGCGTGTTTTCCAAATCAACTTCTAAAGCAATTCCTGTGCACGCGGCGAGGCGGGCTAGGCGCTCTGGCGAGGTGTTGCCTGTTATGTAGCAGGCGGGGAGATTTTTGGCTTGGGCTTGCTGGTAGAGGCTAAAGTCGCGGGTGAGCAAAACACGGTTTTCCGCCTGCGCCAACACTAAAAGCTCTGCATCAGAGAGGGCGTTGGAGTATTTGGTGTCGTAGCCCATCATGCGCAGCCAACGCGCCAACTTCCCGAGCATAGCATCTAACAGGAATTTCAGGCAAAGTCGCCTCGAAGAATAGGGGCGCTGCCTGCTTTAGCTACGATTTCGTGGTCATCCATAACCAGTTGCCCGTTAACGTAGGTTTTTGTGGGTTTGCCTTGAACTTCCCAGCGGTCAAAAGGCGAAAACTTGGTCTTCGAATAAAACGTGGAAGCATCAATTAGGTATTTCTCGTTGAAATCCACAACCACCAAATCCGCAAAGCCACCCTCAGATAAAACGCCCCTGCCAGATAAACCAAAAATCTCCGCGGGCTTTTCCGACAACAACCGCAAAGCCGTATCCAAGGACAACTTGTTTTTGTGCACCAAAGTCAACACCAAAGGCAAAGTGGTTTCCAAACCAACAACACCTGCTTTGATGTCCCAGATGCTGTTGGCATCTTTTTCATCCAATGTGTGCGGGGCATGGTCAGACCCGATAGTGTCAACTTCGCCTTCGGCTATGGCAGTCCAAAGAGCATCAACGTTTTCTTTGCTACGCAGCGGAGGCATAGTCAAAACGCGTGCACCCAAGTTTGCGTAGGCGTCTTTGGAAAGTAGCAGGTGATGGGGGGTTACTTCGCAGGTTATTTTTTTGCCTGAAGCTTTGGCTTTGGAGAGTGCTTGCAGGGCAGGTTTTGTTGAGAGATGGCAAATGTGCAGTTTAAAGTCGGGAATCGGCGAGGTCAACTTGAGCACGTGGTCTACGGCGGCGGCTTCAACTTGTTCGCTGTGGGCTTTTAGAAACGCGGCTACGTCGTGGCGGTTTTGCCGTCTAAGTTTTTCCACTGCTGCCTTGAGGAGTTGGTGGTCTTCGGCGTGAACTGCCACAACCGCGTTTGATTGGGCAACCTGTTCGAAGGCTTCTTTGAGGGCAACATCATCTGTTATGTCTAAGCCGCCGATTTTTTCTGCCATAAACAGCTTAAAACCCACGGCGCCTTGCGTGAGGATTTTTTTGATTTCGTTGGGGTTTTTGGGGAAGGCACAGTAAAAGCCAGTGTTAACTACTACGCGGCGAGAAGCTTTTTCCATGCGGGTTTTCAGGGAGTCGGCGTTAATGGTGGTGGGGGCGTTGTTTGGCATATCCAAAACCGTGGTTACACCTCCTGCTGCTGCGGCTTGGGTTCCCGTGAAAAAGGTTTCTTTGTAGGCGTTATCTTCGTCTCGCAAGTGAACATGAGAGTCAATAACTCCAGGCAAAACGAGCAGGTTGTGCAGGTTGGTTTTTTCGTCGGCTTTGGGCATGTGGGTTTCTTTGCCGATTTTGAAAATTTTAGTGTCTTCGATGGCTATGCAGCAGTCAACTATTTCGCCTTTAAGGTAAGCTTTGGCGTTGGTTAGTACGGTGTCAACAATCAAGAATACTCGCCTATGCTATGAAAGGAAGAGGGGGTTTATTTTGGTTATTCACACGCGCAGGATGTGCTTGAGAAGTAGGGGTTATTGGGTGTCTGCGCGGCATTCTTCGCACAGGTATTGTCCGTCGACGTTTTTGAGGTCTTCGGAGTAGACGGTGCATTGGTCGCAGTAGCCAGTGAGGGAGGGTTCTTCAAGGTCGACTTCTTCAGAGTTTTCGCATGCGATGCGGGAGCGTTCTTGGATGATTTCGATGAGCTCAGGCATGATGCCTAAGACGTCTTTGCTGGAGATTAACCCGACTAGGTCGCCTTTGTATATTACGCCAAGTCTTCGAATGTCTAGGCGGCTCATTCGACGCGCGGCATCGCTTATGGTGGCTTCAGGATCTATGGTTGCTAGGGGGGCGGTCATTATGTCTTTAGCTTTCACGGTGGCAGGTTGAAGGTTCTTGGATAAAACCCGCATGACCAAGTCACGTTCAGTTATGATGCCCAAAGCTTTGCCTTCCGGGTTGGTTACGATAACACAACCAAAAGCGTTCTCTTCCATGAGCTTTGCAATGCGGTTTGAAGGAACTTCTTCATCAGTAGTCACAACGGGGCTGCTCATAACATCTTTAACCAGCATCCTTGGCCTCAACCCAATTTCAGACAAACACTACACCTCCAAATTCAAGCCAGACTAACCATACAACTCAAAAAAGAGAACGCATAATTTAAGAGTTTTCCAACATCTACAAAGACAACAAAAGAATAAGCCACACAAAACAAAAAACATTTGTCCAAATAAACAAAAAACCCAAAACAAATTTTCAACATAAAACTACGCTAAAAACACGCCAAATACTCTATCAAGTTTTTTGTTGCCCCAAGAACATGTATATAAGGCAGTAGATGGACTATTTGTTTACGAGTTAAAAAGAGGTCCCAAAAAGTGCCATTTAAACGGAAAAGCCGAGGAAGAGCAAAAGGAAGTAAAGGAAGCAGTAGCTTAGTTCAATGCGGAAGTTGCGGACAGATGGTGCCGCGTGACAAAGCGAAACGGTCTACTCGCCGCGTGTCTTTTGTTGAGCCTCAACTAGCCAAGGAACTTAGGCAAAAAGGCACATACCTAGCATCTTGGGTAGACACGAAATACTACTGTATATCCTGTGCAGTCCACCGTGGCATCGTCAAAGTCAGAGCCGAAAACGAACGCCACACAAAATACCGCAGACGCCAATAAACCAGCCTTTTTAACAGGCAATTATTATTTTTCCTTTGTTTTCAAGATTTTGTAAACGTGCAGTGCTCTTTGTATTACGGTAAAGTTTGCCAAAACCGCAATTAAGATGACACCTATGTTTAGGGCGGGAAGCCAGAAAATCGCAACTAAGCTAGCTCCAGCAATTATCAAGAGGCGCTCGGCGCGTTCAGCCAACCCGACGGATTCCATTTTTATGCCCGCTGCTTCAGCTCTTGCACGGCTGTAGCTAACCATCAACGAACCAGCCAACGCAAGCAACCCAAACAGCAAATCACACAAGCCACTAAGAAGTATGCCCATGAGCAAAAACGCGTCAACATAGCGGTCTAGCATGGAATCAAAAAAGCCGCCAAAAACGCTGGTTTGCTTGTATGTACGCGCGATTATGCCGTCTAAAGCATCACAAAAACCCGAGGCTAAAAGCAAAACCACGGCGACAAGCAAGAACAAGGGTTGCTGGGGAGTGGTAACTGCGTAGGCACCAGCCGCAAAAAAAGACAAAACAAACCCGATTATGGATACGATGTTGGGGGTTAAGCCTATGGCGTGGGCGGCTTTTGCTTGCGAAGAGAGCATTTGTTGAACCCGTTGTTTTAGTTTAGTCAGCATAGGCAAAGTCGTAGTTTGTATGTTCACAGTCACTATTAAAGCTGGACTAAAAGCAAAAACAAGCGGTCAAGCTAAAACTTTGCCGCCTCACCTACGGCAGCGTTTTCCCACAGAACATATAAGGAAGGGAGTTCACCTACATAAAATCAGTAACGCTCTGTCGCGGACAGACGCACGCAGACCCGGCAACGTTACATAAACACAAAAGGAGTAAAATAAAATGGCAGAAAATGCAGACGTTATCTTCGTCGGAAACAAACCTCCCATGAGCTATGTTCTGGCAATAATCACAGCTCTCTCATCAGGCACACCCAAAGAAATCACACTGAAAGCCAGAGGCCAAGCAATAACCACCGCAGTCGACGTGGCTGAAATAGCCCGAAACCGCTTCGTAAAAGACCTCA is from Candidatus Bathyarchaeota archaeon and encodes:
- the pgsA gene encoding archaetidylinositol phosphate synthase is translated as MLTKLKQRVQQMLSSQAKAAHAIGLTPNIVSIIGFVLSFFAAGAYAVTTPQQPLFLLVAVVLLLASGFCDALDGIIARTYKQTSVFGGFFDSMLDRYVDAFLLMGILLSGLCDLLFGLLALAGSLMVSYSRARAEAAGIKMESVGLAERAERLLIIAGASLVAIFWLPALNIGVILIAVLANFTVIQRALHVYKILKTKEK
- a CDS encoding dihydroorotase family protein, with the translated sequence MIVDTVLTNAKAYLKGEIVDCCIAIEDTKIFKIGKETHMPKADEKTNLHNLLVLPGVIDSHVHLRDEDNAYKETFFTGTQAAAAGGVTTVLDMPNNAPTTINADSLKTRMEKASRRVVVNTGFYCAFPKNPNEIKKILTQGAVGFKLFMAEKIGGLDITDDVALKEAFEQVAQSNAVVAVHAEDHQLLKAAVEKLRRQNRHDVAAFLKAHSEQVEAAAVDHVLKLTSPIPDFKLHICHLSTKPALQALSKAKASGKKITCEVTPHHLLLSKDAYANLGARVLTMPPLRSKENVDALWTAIAEGEVDTIGSDHAPHTLDEKDANSIWDIKAGVVGLETTLPLVLTLVHKNKLSLDTALRLLSEKPAEIFGLSGRGVLSEGGFADLVVVDFNEKYLIDASTFYSKTKFSPFDRWEVQGKPTKTYVNGQLVMDDHEIVAKAGSAPILRGDFA
- a CDS encoding DNA-directed RNA polymerase subunit K codes for the protein MSAQAKVEVGPPKVTRFEKARIIGARSLQISMGAPILTDVDDSLSSPIDIAIKELESEILPMTIRRTLPDGTFQDIPLKWLNVA
- a CDS encoding Mut7-C RNAse domain-containing protein, whose product is MLDAMLGKLARWLRMMGYDTKYSNALSDAELLVLAQAENRVLLTRDFSLYQQAQAKNLPACYITGNTSPERLARLAACTGIALEVDLENTRCPKCNTRLQTAPKDTIAGKVEKNTLLYYDVFWLCPACGSVYWQGAHWTNIRAALKEAKEKQEKMV
- a CDS encoding CBS domain-containing protein — its product is MSEIGLRPRMLVKDVMSSPVVTTDEEVPSNRIAKLMEENAFGCVIVTNPEGKALGIITERDLVMRVLSKNLQPATVKAKDIMTAPLATIDPEATISDAARRMSRLDIRRLGVIYKGDLVGLISSKDVLGIMPELIEIIQERSRIACENSEEVDLEEPSLTGYCDQCTVYSEDLKNVDGQYLCEECRADTQ
- a CDS encoding 30S ribosomal protein S26e, producing MPFKRKSRGRAKGSKGSSSLVQCGSCGQMVPRDKAKRSTRRVSFVEPQLAKELRQKGTYLASWVDTKYYCISCAVHRGIVKVRAENERHTKYRRRQ
- the albA gene encoding DNA-binding protein Alba, whose translation is MAENADVIFVGNKPPMSYVLAIITALSSGTPKEITLKARGQAITTAVDVAEIARNRFVKDLKVSKIAIGTAEMPPREGETKSRMVSTMEITLKK
- the thsB gene encoding thermosome subunit beta; protein product: MPILVLKEGSKRSRGREAQHTNIMAAKIVAESVRSALGPKGMDKMLVDSFGDVTITSDGRTILDEMDVENPAAKMLVEVSKAQDNEAGDGTTSAVVIAGELLGKAEELIEKNIHPTIIVDGYKLAQEKALETLEKIAVNVDLQKGDYLKQAAVTSMASKLVAEHKDYLADMVVKAMMSVAEKDGEVYKADVDDVTVEKKTGESLKDTSLIQGIVLDKEVVHSGMPKRVEEAKIALLDTSLENEKTEYDAKLNIESPDQIEAFLKQEEEMLKGMVEKIASTGANVVICQKGIDDMVQHFLARKGIFAIRRAKKSDMGKLAKATGAKIAINLEDLRAEDLGYAQVVEERKISEDKMTFVEGCKNPKAVTILIRGGTPRMNAETERSIHDALCVVRDIIQEPKVVAGGSAPEMEIARVLKQYAETMQGREQLAVKAFAEALEAVAITLTENAGLDPIDILSELRAKHEKGEQWAGIEVLSGKIQDMSKAGVFEPITVKKQIIKSAAEAAMMIIKIDDVIAAQKMKAPPGGGMPGGGMGGMPGMGGMGGMPGMGGM